A portion of the Haemophilus influenzae genome contains these proteins:
- the prlC gene encoding oligopeptidase A, giving the protein MSNPLLNIQGLPPFSQIKPEHIQPAVEKLIQDCRNTIEQVLKQPHFTWENFILPLTETNDRLNRAWSPVSHLNSVKNSTELREAYQTCLPLLSEYSTWVGQHKGLYNAYLALKNSAEFADYSIAQKKAIENSLRDFELSGIGLSEEKQQRYGEIVARLSEFNSQFSNNVLDATMGWEKLIENEAELAGLPESALQAAQQSAESKGLKGYRFTLEIPSYLPVMTYCENRALREEMYRAYATRASEQGPNAGKWDNSKVMEEILTLRVELAKLLGFNTYTELSLATKMAENPQQVLDFLDHLAERAKPQGEKELQELKNYCEKEFGVTELAPWDIGFYSEKQKQHLYAINDEELRPYFPENRVISGLFKLIKRIFNIRAVERKGVDTWHKDVRFFDLIDENDQLRGSFYLDLYAREHKRGGAWMDDCIGRKRKLDGSIETPVAYLTCNFNAPIGNKPALFTHNEVTTLFHEFGHGIHHMLTQIDVSDVAGINGVPWDAVELPSQFMENWCWEEEALAFISGHYETGEPLPKEKLTQLLKAKNFQAAMFILRQLEFGIFDFRLHHTFDAEKTNQILDTLKSVKSQVAVIKGVDWARTPHSFSHIFAGGYAAGYYSYLWAEVLSADAYSRFEEEGIFNPITGKSFLDEILTRGGSEEPMELFKRFRGREPQLDALLRHKGIMN; this is encoded by the coding sequence ATGTCAAATCCATTACTTAACATTCAAGGCCTACCGCCATTTTCACAAATCAAGCCAGAACACATTCAACCAGCTGTTGAAAAATTAATTCAAGATTGTCGCAATACGATAGAACAAGTGTTAAAACAACCACACTTTACTTGGGAAAATTTCATTTTGCCTTTAACGGAAACTAATGATCGCCTAAATCGTGCTTGGTCGCCCGTTTCTCATCTCAATTCAGTAAAAAATAGCACTGAATTACGTGAAGCCTATCAAACGTGCTTGCCGTTACTTTCTGAATACAGCACTTGGGTTGGTCAGCATAAAGGGCTTTATAATGCCTATTTAGCGTTAAAAAATAGTGCTGAATTTGCCGATTATTCTATTGCACAAAAGAAAGCCATTGAAAATTCACTGCGTGATTTTGAACTTTCAGGTATCGGGCTTTCCGAAGAGAAACAACAACGTTATGGCGAAATTGTGGCACGCTTATCGGAATTCAATTCACAATTCAGCAATAATGTATTAGATGCCACAATGGGTTGGGAAAAACTCATTGAAAACGAAGCTGAACTTGCTGGCTTACCCGAATCCGCACTGCAAGCAGCACAACAATCTGCCGAAAGTAAAGGATTAAAAGGTTATCGTTTTACGTTAGAAATCCCAAGTTATTTGCCTGTGATGACTTACTGCGAAAATCGTGCATTGCGTGAAGAAATGTACCGTGCTTATGCAACACGCGCCTCTGAACAAGGCCCTAACGCGGGCAAATGGGACAACAGTAAAGTTATGGAAGAAATTCTTACATTACGCGTGGAATTGGCGAAATTACTCGGTTTTAATACTTACACCGAACTCTCACTTGCCACAAAAATGGCAGAAAACCCACAACAAGTGCTTGATTTCTTAGATCATCTTGCCGAACGTGCCAAACCACAAGGCGAAAAAGAACTGCAAGAATTGAAAAATTACTGCGAAAAAGAATTTGGTGTCACGGAACTTGCACCTTGGGATATTGGTTTTTACAGCGAAAAACAAAAACAACATTTATACGCCATTAATGATGAAGAACTTCGCCCATATTTTCCAGAAAATCGCGTGATTTCAGGATTGTTTAAATTAATTAAACGCATTTTCAATATTCGTGCAGTGGAACGCAAAGGCGTGGATACTTGGCATAAAGATGTGCGTTTCTTTGATTTAATCGATGAAAATGATCAACTCCGAGGCAGTTTCTATCTTGATTTATATGCGCGCGAACATAAACGTGGCGGTGCGTGGATGGATGATTGTATCGGACGTAAGCGTAAACTGGATGGCAGCATTGAAACGCCTGTGGCTTATTTAACTTGCAACTTCAACGCCCCTATAGGGAATAAACCAGCGTTATTTACTCACAATGAAGTCACCACGCTATTCCACGAATTTGGGCACGGAATCCATCATATGCTCACGCAAATTGATGTATCCGATGTGGCGGGTATAAATGGCGTGCCTTGGGATGCTGTGGAATTACCAAGTCAATTTATGGAAAACTGGTGCTGGGAAGAAGAGGCTTTGGCGTTTATTTCAGGGCATTACGAAACAGGCGAGCCGTTGCCAAAAGAAAAACTCACGCAATTATTAAAAGCGAAAAATTTCCAAGCTGCAATGTTTATCTTACGTCAGCTTGAATTTGGGATTTTTGATTTCCGCTTGCATCACACCTTTGATGCGGAAAAAACCAATCAAATTTTGGATACACTTAAATCAGTGAAATCACAAGTTGCCGTCATAAAAGGCGTAGATTGGGCAAGAACGCCACACAGCTTCAGCCATATTTTTGCAGGGGGCTACGCCGCAGGTTATTACAGCTATTTATGGGCTGAAGTATTATCAGCAGACGCTTATTCACGCTTTGAAGAAGAAGGTATTTTCAACCCAATCACCGGCAAATCATTCTTAGATGAAATTCTCACGCGTGGTGGCTCAGAAGAACCAATGGAACTCTTCAAACGCTTCCGTGGCCGTGAACCGCAATTAGATGCGTTGTTAAGACATAAAGGAATTATGAACTAA
- the ribA gene encoding GTP cyclohydrolase II yields the protein MAKIQLVAQANLPTEYGIFKMVGFEFPDTKKEHVALVMGDISNADEPVLARIHSECLTGDALHSLKCDCGFQLATALKQIQEEGRGVLIYHREEGRGIGLINKIRAYSLQDKGMDTIEANLALGFKADERNFEVCADMFELLGVKKVRLMTNNPEKVETMKKAGINVVERVPLNVGENRYNTKYLDTKAKKMGHYIVHNNDEQHLMTCPHCQEEII from the coding sequence ATGGCAAAAATTCAGCTAGTTGCGCAAGCCAATTTACCCACTGAATACGGTATTTTCAAAATGGTGGGATTTGAATTCCCAGATACAAAAAAAGAACATGTAGCCTTAGTGATGGGCGATATTTCTAATGCTGATGAACCTGTATTAGCACGTATCCATTCTGAATGTTTAACTGGCGATGCGCTTCACAGCTTAAAATGCGATTGTGGGTTCCAACTGGCGACAGCATTGAAACAAATTCAAGAAGAAGGTCGTGGTGTCTTAATTTATCATCGTGAAGAAGGTCGCGGAATTGGTTTGATTAATAAAATCCGTGCTTATTCTTTACAAGATAAAGGAATGGATACCATTGAAGCTAATCTTGCTTTAGGTTTCAAAGCGGATGAACGCAACTTTGAAGTCTGTGCCGATATGTTTGAGCTACTTGGTGTAAAAAAAGTTCGCTTAATGACCAACAACCCAGAAAAAGTAGAAACCATGAAAAAAGCAGGTATCAACGTGGTTGAGCGAGTACCGCTTAATGTAGGCGAAAACCGCTACAACACAAAATATCTTGATACAAAAGCGAAAAAAATGGGGCATTACATTGTGCATAACAATGATGAACAACATTTAATGACCTGTCCACATTGCCAAGAAGAGATTATTTAA
- a CDS encoding phosphatase PAP2 family protein: MFKRLSLYTLLLCLVPFFIWGISYQWHGNSQLTEADYWLYLLTETGSVPYALITCVLFTLLFAFLFKNPKQWLLGVIVMGISVIATQAAKTGAKALFEEPRPFTVYLAEQTHSTPENFYKNDRTLRAEIAKNFYSMDAITPAWLVHHYENETGYSFPSGHTIFAATWLMLAVGFTQLLGNRSFKAKLLVAGIAVWGLLMLISRVRLGMHYPIDLLVATLLAWLINSIIFAFLKKKAIFVMK, encoded by the coding sequence ATGTTCAAAAGGCTGTCATTATATACGTTATTACTTTGTCTTGTACCATTTTTTATTTGGGGTATTTCCTATCAGTGGCATGGTAATAGCCAATTAACTGAAGCTGATTATTGGCTTTATTTGCTCACTGAAACGGGTAGCGTACCTTATGCCTTAATCACCTGTGTGTTGTTTACGCTTTTGTTCGCGTTTTTATTTAAAAATCCAAAACAATGGCTATTAGGCGTAATTGTGATGGGGATTTCAGTTATTGCAACTCAAGCCGCAAAAACAGGGGCAAAAGCATTATTTGAAGAACCTCGTCCATTCACCGTTTATCTAGCTGAGCAAACTCATTCAACGCCTGAAAACTTTTATAAAAATGACCGCACTTTGCGTGCTGAAATAGCTAAGAATTTTTATTCGATGGATGCCATTACACCAGCTTGGTTAGTTCATCATTATGAAAATGAAACGGGGTATTCGTTCCCCTCTGGACATACGATTTTTGCGGCAACTTGGCTAATGCTTGCTGTTGGCTTTACCCAATTATTGGGTAACCGTTCTTTTAAAGCAAAATTGCTGGTGGCGGGTATTGCGGTGTGGGGCTTATTGATGTTGATTAGCCGTGTGCGATTAGGCATGCATTACCCAATAGATTTGTTGGTGGCGACATTGCTGGCATGGTTGATTAATAGCATTATTTTTGCCTTTTTGAAGAAAAAGGCGATCTTCGTCATGAAATAG
- a CDS encoding peptide ABC transporter substrate-binding protein, with protein sequence MNNLFALCQRSAVIFSIIFTVVACDKLDSPKPISPQIETQKNTQLESNRVELKRGVYSDLTLQPWQAQSEEQTQLLRDLFEGLTAYDVQGNLVPAVAENWQTEDNKTWIFTLRENAKWSNDEPITASDFVQSWQTLSQSESPLKNYLAFMNLKNAKAVLEKALPVESLGLFAENDRTLRIELDKASPYLPSMLAHVSLLPHYAKSTEIFISNGAYQLQSQAENQHILTTNPYYWAKEKVIFQQVKYQKISVDADLSDFDVVMNPKKVDQNIQDYPQLCTYFYEFNLSDPVLQKSAVRKAIVSMISTNNLVADIAHLYPNNTFLPKSMLGEQESVWEPVVAEQLFSQNQISETRPLKLRIRYDDSSLNQTIAMRLNHQLSQSDLLRVENQGMSWQELQTARTKGDFQLIRSGWCADFNDPAAFLNLFYSKSPDNKNGYKNAEFDRLFESAMTTTSEKVRLENYAKLKGIVQQEHLVLPIFQYSTPVYLAPSIMGDQVNSVGVIYSKDLWRKVQSQ encoded by the coding sequence ATGAATAATTTGTTCGCCTTGTGCCAACGAAGTGCGGTTATTTTTTCTATTATTTTTACGGTGGTGGCTTGTGATAAATTGGATAGTCCTAAGCCTATTTCGCCACAAATTGAGACACAAAAAAATACTCAATTAGAATCTAACCGAGTTGAATTAAAACGTGGCGTTTATAGCGATTTGACTTTGCAACCTTGGCAAGCACAAAGCGAAGAACAAACTCAATTATTACGAGATCTTTTTGAAGGATTAACAGCTTATGATGTGCAAGGTAATCTTGTTCCAGCTGTAGCAGAAAATTGGCAAACCGAAGACAATAAAACTTGGATTTTCACTTTGCGTGAAAATGCTAAATGGTCAAATGATGAGCCTATCACTGCATCAGATTTTGTACAATCTTGGCAAACACTTTCTCAATCTGAAAGCCCACTTAAAAATTATTTGGCTTTTATGAATCTGAAAAATGCGAAGGCAGTATTGGAAAAAGCGTTACCTGTTGAATCCCTAGGATTGTTTGCTGAAAATGACCGCACTTTACGCATTGAATTAGATAAAGCATCGCCATATTTACCTTCTATGCTGGCACATGTCAGTCTTTTGCCTCACTATGCTAAATCGACTGAAATATTTATCAGTAATGGCGCATATCAGTTACAAAGTCAGGCTGAAAATCAGCATATTTTAACTACCAATCCTTATTATTGGGCGAAAGAAAAAGTGATATTTCAGCAAGTGAAGTATCAAAAAATTTCCGTTGATGCAGATTTGTCTGATTTTGATGTTGTAATGAATCCGAAAAAAGTCGATCAGAATATCCAAGATTATCCGCAACTTTGTACTTACTTCTATGAGTTTAATCTTTCCGATCCTGTGTTACAAAAAAGTGCGGTAAGAAAAGCGATTGTTTCGATGATTTCTACCAATAATTTGGTTGCAGATATTGCTCATCTTTATCCTAACAATACTTTTTTGCCAAAATCTATGCTAGGTGAGCAAGAATCTGTTTGGGAGCCAGTTGTTGCAGAACAGCTCTTTTCCCAAAATCAAATTAGTGAAACTCGTCCATTGAAATTACGTATTCGTTATGATGATTCATCTCTGAATCAAACCATTGCAATGCGATTAAATCATCAATTATCACAATCTGATTTATTACGAGTTGAAAATCAAGGGATGAGCTGGCAAGAATTGCAAACGGCCCGCACAAAAGGCGATTTTCAATTAATTCGTTCTGGCTGGTGTGCTGATTTTAATGATCCTGCAGCATTTCTAAATTTATTCTATTCAAAAAGCCCAGATAACAAAAATGGCTATAAAAATGCGGAATTTGATCGTTTATTTGAAAGTGCAATGACGACGACATCCGAAAAAGTGCGGTTAGAAAATTACGCAAAATTAAAAGGGATAGTTCAACAAGAGCATTTAGTGTTACCCATTTTTCAATATAGTACGCCTGTTTATCTTGCACCGAGTATAATGGGTGATCAAGTAAATTCTGTCGGTGTCATTTACAGTAAAGATTTGTGGAGAAAGGTTCAAAGTCAATAA
- a CDS encoding Dam family site-specific DNA-(adenine-N6)-methyltransferase: MLRPKKQSLKPKLKHRPFLKWAGGKFRLTDDINKAFPNKKNCLIEPFVGAGAVFLNSNFERYILADINPDLINLFNIIKENVDGYIEACKPIFFADDANTPDYYYTKRRQFNASTDPFERSIIFLYLNRFGFNGLCRYNNKNEFNVPFGAYKTHYFPEDELRYFAHKAQSAVFLCCDFQKTFELADKDSVIYCDPPYAPLQQDTNFTGYAGNEFGLIQQRALADLAKSIQKEKQIPILISNHDTKFTREIYNGAKFKRVKVQRSISQNSEKRVKVKELIAIFGARK; encoded by the coding sequence ATGTTACGTCCGAAAAAACAATCTTTAAAACCTAAGTTAAAACACCGTCCATTTTTAAAATGGGCGGGGGGAAAATTTCGCTTAACGGACGATATAAATAAAGCCTTTCCAAACAAAAAAAACTGCTTAATTGAGCCATTTGTGGGTGCTGGAGCAGTATTTCTTAATTCTAATTTTGAACGCTATATTTTGGCAGATATCAACCCAGATTTAATCAATCTATTCAATATTATTAAAGAAAATGTAGATGGTTATATTGAAGCTTGTAAACCGATTTTTTTTGCTGATGATGCCAATACACCCGATTATTACTATACCAAACGTCGTCAATTCAATGCTTCTACGGATCCTTTCGAACGTTCGATTATTTTTTTATATTTGAACCGTTTTGGTTTTAACGGATTATGCCGTTATAACAACAAAAATGAATTTAATGTGCCTTTTGGGGCTTACAAAACTCATTATTTTCCAGAAGATGAATTACGTTATTTCGCTCATAAAGCGCAAAGTGCGGTGTTTTTATGTTGTGATTTTCAAAAAACTTTTGAACTGGCAGATAAAGATTCGGTGATTTATTGCGATCCGCCTTATGCTCCGCTACAACAGGATACTAATTTTACTGGTTATGCGGGCAATGAGTTTGGTTTGATACAGCAACGTGCTTTGGCAGATTTAGCGAAATCTATACAAAAAGAAAAACAAATTCCGATATTGATTTCTAATCACGATACTAAATTTACCCGTGAAATTTATAACGGTGCTAAATTTAAACGGGTAAAAGTTCAACGTTCTATTAGTCAGAATTCAGAAAAACGCGTAAAAGTGAAAGAATTGATTGCGATATTTGGTGCTCGTAAATAA
- a CDS encoding YbaN family protein, translated as MKIIYIILGFLSLAIGIIGIFLPLLPTTPFLLLTLFFFTKGSKRLEQWFLGTSIYQKHLKSFHENRSLKKNTKIFILTFATTMLLIGFYFTPSVIGRSVIVALICIKFWFFLFWIKTENE; from the coding sequence ATGAAAATTATTTACATTATTTTAGGTTTTCTTTCACTTGCAATTGGCATCATTGGGATTTTTCTTCCTCTTTTGCCTACCACGCCTTTTTTATTACTTACTTTATTTTTCTTCACAAAAGGTTCAAAACGCTTAGAACAATGGTTTTTAGGCACAAGTATTTATCAAAAACATCTCAAGTCCTTTCATGAAAATCGATCATTAAAGAAAAATACCAAAATTTTTATTTTGACTTTTGCTACCACAATGCTACTAATTGGTTTTTATTTCACGCCAAGTGTAATAGGGCGTAGTGTTATTGTTGCGTTGATTTGTATTAAGTTTTGGTTCTTCTTATTTTGGATTAAAACCGAAAATGAATAA
- a CDS encoding type I restriction-modification system subunit M, producing the protein MAAAIQQRAELQRRIWQIANDVRGSVDGWDFKQYVLGTLFYRFISENFANYIEAGDESVNYAQLPDEIITPDIKTDAIKTKGYFIYPSQLFKNVAANAGNNPNLNTNLKQIFTDIENSATGFPSEQDIKGLFADFDTTSNRLGNTVKDKNDHLTAVLKGVAELDFGKFEDNHIDLFGDAYEYLISNYAANAGKSGGEFFTPQSVSKLIAQIAMHGQTSVNKIYDPAAGSGSLLLQAKKQFDEHIIEEGFFGQEINHTTYNLARMNMFLHNINYDKFDIALGNTLMEPQFGDDKPFDAIVSNPPYSVKWAGSDDPTLINDERFAPAGVLAPKSKADFAFILHALSYLSGKGRAAIVSFPGIFYRGGAEQKIRQYLVDNNYVDAVIALAPNLFFGTSIAVNILVLSKHKPNTQTQFIDASGLFKSATNNNILEEEHIEQILKLFADKEDVPHLAKSISFEEIAQNDYNLAVSSYVEQKDTREVINIDELNAEIRKTVANIDRLRAEIDKIVAEIER; encoded by the coding sequence ATGGCTGCTGCAATTCAACAACGTGCCGAACTTCAACGTCGTATTTGGCAAATTGCTAATGATGTGCGAGGCTCAGTCGATGGCTGGGATTTCAAACAATATGTACTTGGCACACTTTTTTACCGTTTTATTAGCGAAAATTTTGCCAATTACATTGAAGCAGGCGATGAAAGCGTAAATTATGCCCAATTACCTGATGAAATCATTACCCCAGACATTAAAACAGATGCCATTAAAACGAAAGGCTACTTTATTTACCCAAGCCAATTATTTAAGAATGTTGCGGCTAATGCTGGCAACAATCCTAATTTGAATACTAATTTAAAACAGATTTTTACTGATATTGAAAACTCAGCGACGGGCTTTCCGTCTGAACAAGATATTAAAGGCTTATTTGCCGATTTTGATACCACCAGCAATCGCCTAGGCAACACCGTAAAAGATAAAAACGACCACTTAACGGCTGTTTTGAAAGGCGTGGCTGAACTTGATTTTGGCAAATTTGAAGATAACCACATTGATTTATTTGGCGATGCATACGAATATCTTATTTCTAACTATGCCGCCAATGCAGGCAAATCTGGTGGCGAATTTTTCACCCCACAAAGTGTTTCCAAACTCATTGCTCAAATTGCAATGCACGGGCAAACCTCGGTCAATAAAATTTATGACCCTGCAGCAGGTTCTGGCTCACTTTTGCTTCAAGCCAAAAAACAATTTGATGAACATATTATTGAAGAAGGCTTTTTCGGGCAGGAAATTAACCATACCACATACAACCTTGCCCGTATGAATATGTTTTTGCATAACATCAACTACGACAAGTTTGATATTGCTTTAGGTAACACCTTAATGGAACCACAATTTGGCGATGATAAACCTTTCGATGCCATCGTTTCTAACCCACCTTACTCCGTGAAATGGGCTGGCTCCGACGATCCAACACTGATTAACGATGAACGCTTTGCCCCTGCCGGTGTGCTTGCACCGAAATCTAAAGCGGATTTTGCCTTTATTTTACACGCATTAAGCTATCTTTCAGGCAAAGGCAGGGCGGCGATTGTCTCCTTCCCTGGCATTTTTTATCGTGGCGGTGCCGAGCAAAAAATTCGTCAATATTTGGTGGATAATAACTATGTGGACGCGGTGATTGCGCTTGCGCCAAATCTCTTTTTTGGCACCAGTATTGCGGTGAATATTTTGGTGCTTTCCAAGCACAAACCCAATACCCAAACCCAATTTATCGACGCCAGCGGTTTATTTAAATCTGCCACCAATAACAACATCTTAGAAGAGGAACATATTGAGCAAATCCTAAAACTGTTTGCCGATAAAGAGGATGTGCCGCATTTGGCAAAATCCATATCCTTTGAAGAAATCGCCCAAAATGACTACAACCTTGCAGTCAGCTCTTATGTGGAACAAAAAGACACTCGCGAAGTAATTAATATTGATGAACTCAATGCGGAAATTCGTAAAACTGTAGCCAATATTGACCGCTTGCGTGCTGAGATTGATAAGATTGTTGCAGAAATTGAAAGGTAA